In Mustelus asterias chromosome 20, sMusAst1.hap1.1, whole genome shotgun sequence, a single genomic region encodes these proteins:
- the LOC144508312 gene encoding hairy/enhancer-of-split related with YRPW motif protein 1-like: protein MKRSLEFSSSDSELDIEEHRSMKESVSPSTCSQSQARKKRRGIVEKRRRDRINNSLSELRRLVPSACEKQGSAKLEKAEILQMTVDHLKVLHTSGRKGYFETPAFATDYRILGFRECLSEVARYLSVTEGLDHSDPLKARLVSHLNTCASQREVVTVESGHQLLGAGYPRQLALTSLSHFSVEAPVRSFPPAEQSHHKESVLSGVHLEQFNKLSPLGCMVPTLTNAAHLPSSIFPVVPLSAVHIPFSIDPLPLLPAAVARPPVPAVKSEKHFWATEVGAF, encoded by the exons ATGAAGAGATCTTTGGAATTCAGCTCCTCCGACAGTGAACTGGACATTGAGGAACATAG GAGTATGAAAGAATCTGTGTCACCATCGACTTGCTCCCAGAGCCAGGCAAGAAAGAAAAGACGAGGA ATCGTTGAGAAGCGTCGCAGAGATCGGATTAATAACAGTTTGTCGGAACTTCGCCGACTGGTTCCCAGTGCCTGCGAGAAACAA GGGTCAGCAAAACTGGAAAAAGCTGAAATACTGCAGATGACAGTTGATCATTTAAAAGTGTTACATACAAGTGGTAGAAAAG GCTATTTTGAGACTCCGGCGTTTGCCACAGATTATCGGATTCTGGGTTTTCGGGAATGCTTATCTGAAGTTGCCAGATATCTCAGTGTGACTGAGGGATTAGATCATTCCGATCCTTTGAAGGCTCGCCTGGTGTCACATTTAAACACGTGTGCATCACAGAGAGAAGTCGTGACCGTCGAGAGTGGCCATCAGCTCCTGGGTGCAGGGTACCCTCGCCAGCTCGCGCTGACCTCTCTGTCCCATTTCAGCGTAGAAGCTCCTGTGCGCAGCTTTCCTCCTGCAGAACAGAGTCATCACAAGGAGTCAGTGCTCAGCGGTGTCCACCTCGAACAGTTCAATAAATTGTCCCCCCTAGGTTGCATGGTCCCCACTCTGACAAATGCCGCACACCTACCATCATCAATCTTTCCAGTTGTTCCTCTGTCAGCCGTACACATCCCATTCTCCATTGATCCGCTTCCTCTCCTGCCAGCGGCTGTAGCCCGACCTCCAGTACCAGCTGTAAAAAGTGAAAAACACTTCTGGGCTACCGAAGTGGGGGCATTTTAA